TTTCTCAACCCCAGAACGATTCGATGAAACATGGGAAGCGCCCTTAGCTACCCTTTTGGGTTTAGGACGGGCAGCAGGTGCGGACTTTGTGGAATTTTTTCTAGAACGCCGCAACTATATTAGTAGTTTGGCAGAAGACGATACAATTACCAGTATTTCCCCAAGCCTAGCCACAGGTGCAGGAGTCAGAGTATTTCGTGGCAAAGCCGACTGCTACGTCAGCACAAACGACTTATCATTCTCTGGCTTAAAAGCAGCTTTAGAAAAAGGTTTATCTATCCTGGGCTTACAATTACCAGCCCCTAACGCTTTCATCCCAGAAATTAACCTAGAATTACTCAGAGACTACGCCAGCAAACGCGGCAAAGATAGCTGGCTACCCCTGTGTAGTTCTATCCGGGAAATGGGAGAAATCCTTCTAGATGGGACAGCATACCTCAAGCAAAAAGCCAGCCATATACAATCACGCCGGGCTACATATTTCCGCGATTGGCAGGAAGTATTAGTTGCCGCTAGTGATGGCACATTTGCCCGTGATATCCGCCTGACTCAATCGGTGGGATTTAACCTACTGTGTGCTGATGTCGCTCATCGTGCCTCAATTGGTGAACGTGCTGGGAATACTAGCGATGCTAACTTCCTCAGAACTTGGGATTATCAACAAGCTTCCGAGCAAATTGCCGAATCTGCGGGTAAAATGCTTTATGCAGATTATGTAGAATCGGGTACATACCCCGTCATCATGGCGAATCACTTCGGCGGAGTTATTTTCCACGAAGCCTGCGGACATTTATTAGAAACAACCCAAATCGAACGCAACACCACACCCTTCGCTGACAAGAAAGGTGAAAAAATCGCCCACGAAAGCTTAACAGCTTGGGATGAAGGACGAGCCGATAATGCCTTCGGCACAATTGACATGGATGATGAGGGTATGCCAGCCCAAAGAACCCTGCTAATTGAAAAAGGTGTTTTGAAAAACTTCTTAGCAGACAGAACTGGTTCTTGGCGTACTGGACACCCCAGAACAGGTAGTGGCCGCCGTCAAAATTATACTTTTGCTGCTGCCAGCCGGATGCGTAATACTTACATTGCTACTGGCGATTATAAGATTGAAGATTTATTCGCCTCTGTGGATAAAGGTATTTACTGTAAAAAGATGGGTGGTGGTAGTGTTGGCGCTACTGGTCAATTTAACTTTAGTGTTGATGAAGCCTATTTAATTGAAAATGGCAAAATCACCAAACCATTAAAAGGTGCTACCCTCATCGGCGAAGCTAAGGAAATTATGAATAAGATTTCCATGTGTTCCCAAGATTTGGAACTCGCACCTGGTTTCTGTGGTTCTGTTAGTGGCAGCATCTACACAACCGTAGGACAACCCCACATCAAAGTCGATTCCATTACAGTAGGTGGACGCTAAGAATTTTAGATTTTAAATTTTGGATTTTGGATTGTGAATGAGCAGCAGTTTAAAAGGTTGCATCAATAAAAAACTTACGAGGAAAAACGTAATCCATAATATCCGCAAATCCAAAATTTAATCTACTTTACTCAAATCTAAGAGATTGTTTGAAAAGCAATTAATTGTTTTTTACCCCCCTTAGTCCCCCCTTGTAAAGGGGGGAAACAAGAAAAATTTAGTTTCCTCCCCTTTATAAGGGGAGGGTTAGGGAGGGGTGAAAAAATATTTGATACATCAATCACGACTTTTCAAACATCTTCTAAAATCTAAACTCTAAAATCCAAATTTGTCTGACTATGCCAAATATTCAAGAAATTGCATCTTACGCCCAAGACAATGCTCAAAAGCTGGGCATTCAAAAGTTTGATATTTATGGCTCAACTGTAGATGAAACTAGTGTACAAGTTGACCAAGGTGAACCGAAACAGGTTAAAGCCTCAAATCGTTCTGGGGTAACTGTACGTGTTTGGAATGAAGATAATACAATAGGCATTACTAGCACTACAGATGTAGATCCTAAAGGATTAGAATTGGCTTTAAAAACTGCTTACGAAGCTAGTTTTTTTGGTGTTAAAGAAAATGCGCCAGATTTTAGTCCAGAAGCTACTGTACCTATTGACAATACGTTAAATGAAAAAGCTCCCCAAGCTCCAGTTTCAGAACTTATAGACAAGCTGTTGCTAGCAGAAAAAGAATTGTTGGCTGCTCATCCAGCTATCCAAAGTGTGCCTTATAATGGTTTGGCACAAAGAGATATTGATAGGTTTTATCTCAATAGTGCAGGCGCTTTGAGAACTGAATCTGTTTCTTTAGCATCAGTTTATCTTTATAGCAAAACTGATGAGGAAGGGAAAAAGCCACGCAGTGCAGGGGCTTTTAGAATTAATCGTAGTTTAGACAATTTGGACATCAATGGATGTATCCAAGAAACTGCTGAGAAAACAATCAGTCATCTAAATTACGATAAAATTAAAACTGGTAAGTATCAGGTTGTCTTTTCTCCTGAAGCTTTCTTGAGTCTTCTAGGAGCGTTTTCTAATTTATTTAACGCTCAAAATATCCTTGATAAACAAAGTCTATCAACTCCCGATGATATAGGTAAACAAATTGCTTCGCCTTTATTGTCAGTTTATGATGATGCTTTGCATCCAGCTAATATAGGTGCAGAAACTTTCGATGGTGAAGGTACGCCCACTCGTAAGGTTGCGTTGATAGAAAGCGGTATTTTAAAAGCCTTTCTTCACAGCGCTGGAACTGCAAAAAGGTTGAATGCTCAACCTACAGGTAATGCTAGTATGGGGGCGAAAGTTAGTGTTAGTCCTAACTTTTACCATGTATTTGCATCTGGAGATTCTGCGCAAGCACTTAGTTTAGAAACAGCAGAGAATGTGGTTTTAATTGATGATTTACACGCTCTACATGCTGGTGTGAGAGCTTTGCAAGGCTCTTTTTCTCTACCCTTTGATGGTTGGTTGATTAATAAAGGTGAGAAAATAAGTATTGAATCAGCAACTGTTGCTGGTGATTTCTTGGAACTTTTGAAATCAATTATTTATGTAGAAAAAGAGGTGTCTTTAACTCCAGGTGGTGTGGCTCCTCGAATTTGGGTTGAGGAGTTGTCTATTACTGGGGAGTAGGTAGTAGGGAACAGGTGAAAGGGTATAGGTAACAAGTTTGAAGATGTTTTGTTACCTATACAAACCATTTTGATGTAATGAGTGAAGGTTTTTATGTTTCACTCATTTTTTTATACACCAAAGTAAAGTACATTAGGGCGGGCAGGATGCCCACCCCAAAAGATTGGTAACATTAATTTGTGCTAAATTTACTTATTAAGCGCAGTAAATTAGTGTTAAGTAGAAAGACTAAGTTAAACCTAACTTGAGATGATCGGGTTTCGACTCCGCTCAACCCTCGTCTAGTCAGCTTATCGGGCATTGAGCGTAGTCGAAATGCGTGTTCTAAATAATTATGTCCATTTACTTACCTAGCTTTGTTCTTGGATTTGTCCGATTTGGGCTGTGAGTTTTTCTTTATCCAACCTGCGTTTTCTGGCGTAAAGTTGGATGGTGGCTGCCATAAATATTACTAGGGCAAAAATTAGCCAAGCAGTGAGATCCGTCGGCAGATTATTTTTAAACACAGCCAGCATCACGATAACTACTAGCATAACTGTTGGTGCTTCGTTGAGCGCTCGTAACTGCTGACTAGTCCAGCGACATTCATCGGCGGCTAACTTCTTCATTAACCGACTACAGTAGTGGTGATAACCAATCAATAAAGCAACGCACAACAGCTTAAAGTGTAACCAACCTTGTTTTAAAACCTCTGGTTCTGTACTCACTAAACCGATCGCCATTGCTACAGTTACCAACATTCCTGGTGTGGTAATGATATTGTAGAGGCGTTTTTCCATAATTTGATACTGATTTTTCAGTATCGTCCGTGCTGGTTCTGGTTCCTGGTTAGCTTCCACATGATAGATGAACAACCTTACCAAGTAGAACAAGCCAGCAAACCAAACCACAATGCCAATAATATGAAATGCTTTAAACCAGGAATATGCCATGAATGCAACCTGCCTTTATCTATTCTGTTCTTTAATGATTGCAATTAACCTCATTATCAGGTTACGGCAAAATTTCGTCTGGCATCTAAGATAGATAAAGAACTTAGGAATGGGGAGTTGACAGTTGACAGTTGTTATTCTTATCCTGCCTCCTGTCTGCTGCATTCTACTCAGTTTCTTTGGTATCTGCCACTTTATTCGCCTTTGGCACTACCAGCACTTTATCAACGCGGTTCCCATCCATGTCCATTACTTCAATGCGCATATTTTGCCACTCAAAGTGATCTGTGGCTGCGGGAATGCGTCCCAGATGGGTAATCACAAAGCCACCAAGGGTTTGATAGCTACCCCGTTCTTCAAATTCCCATTCTTCTAAACCAAACATTTCAAAAAAATCTTCCACGGCTAACATGCCATCGAGTAGCCAGGAACCATCTTCTCTTTGCACAGCTTGGGGATCTTCTTCGTCATCGGCTGAAGGAACGTCGCCAACGATTTCGCTCATGATGTCGTTAAGGGTAACTAATCCTTGAATTACGCCGTATTCATCTACAACTAAGGCCATGTGAGTAATAGTCTGCTTAAATAGTTCCAAGACTTTTAAGCCACGGGTGCTTTCGGGAACAAATA
Above is a genomic segment from Nostoc sp. MS1 containing:
- a CDS encoding TldD/PmbA family protein, with amino-acid sequence MPNIQEIASYAQDNAQKLGIQKFDIYGSTVDETSVQVDQGEPKQVKASNRSGVTVRVWNEDNTIGITSTTDVDPKGLELALKTAYEASFFGVKENAPDFSPEATVPIDNTLNEKAPQAPVSELIDKLLLAEKELLAAHPAIQSVPYNGLAQRDIDRFYLNSAGALRTESVSLASVYLYSKTDEEGKKPRSAGAFRINRSLDNLDINGCIQETAEKTISHLNYDKIKTGKYQVVFSPEAFLSLLGAFSNLFNAQNILDKQSLSTPDDIGKQIASPLLSVYDDALHPANIGAETFDGEGTPTRKVALIESGILKAFLHSAGTAKRLNAQPTGNASMGAKVSVSPNFYHVFASGDSAQALSLETAENVVLIDDLHALHAGVRALQGSFSLPFDGWLINKGEKISIESATVAGDFLELLKSIIYVEKEVSLTPGGVAPRIWVEELSITGE
- a CDS encoding TldD/PmbA family protein; its protein translation is MLTSTLLLSNQLPNLQYFSTPERFDETWEAPLATLLGLGRAAGADFVEFFLERRNYISSLAEDDTITSISPSLATGAGVRVFRGKADCYVSTNDLSFSGLKAALEKGLSILGLQLPAPNAFIPEINLELLRDYASKRGKDSWLPLCSSIREMGEILLDGTAYLKQKASHIQSRRATYFRDWQEVLVAASDGTFARDIRLTQSVGFNLLCADVAHRASIGERAGNTSDANFLRTWDYQQASEQIAESAGKMLYADYVESGTYPVIMANHFGGVIFHEACGHLLETTQIERNTTPFADKKGEKIAHESLTAWDEGRADNAFGTIDMDDEGMPAQRTLLIEKGVLKNFLADRTGSWRTGHPRTGSGRRQNYTFAAASRMRNTYIATGDYKIEDLFASVDKGIYCKKMGGGSVGATGQFNFSVDEAYLIENGKITKPLKGATLIGEAKEIMNKISMCSQDLELAPGFCGSVSGSIYTTVGQPHIKVDSITVGGR
- the hemJ gene encoding protoporphyrinogen oxidase HemJ — encoded protein: MAYSWFKAFHIIGIVVWFAGLFYLVRLFIYHVEANQEPEPARTILKNQYQIMEKRLYNIITTPGMLVTVAMAIGLVSTEPEVLKQGWLHFKLLCVALLIGYHHYCSRLMKKLAADECRWTSQQLRALNEAPTVMLVVIVMLAVFKNNLPTDLTAWLIFALVIFMAATIQLYARKRRLDKEKLTAQIGQIQEQS